A window of the Brassica oleracea var. oleracea cultivar TO1000 chromosome C1, BOL, whole genome shotgun sequence genome harbors these coding sequences:
- the LOC106314622 gene encoding ATP synthase subunit epsilon, mitochondrial-like: MASSAAVPFWRAAGMTYITYSNICANLVRKCLKEPFKAESMNREKVHFSLSKWADGKPQKPVLRSDAPEV; this comes from the exons ATGGCATCGAGCGCGGCGGTTCCGTTCTGGAGAGCAGCGGGGATGACGTATATAACGTACTCAAACATCTGCGCGAATCTGGTGAGGAAATGTCTGAAGGAACCTTTCAAGGCGGAATCAATGAATCGCGAGAAGGTTCACTTCTCCCTCTCAAAATGGGCTGACGGAAAGCCTCAGAAACCAG TTTTGCGGTCAGATGCACCTGAAGTTTGA
- the LOC106314617 gene encoding U1 small nuclear ribonucleoprotein A-like: MAGAGIHPYHQQWPPTGAPPPPSAVSSAPPPHPPPVHHHHPPPPGLADRPPYDELRTIFIAGLPDDVKERELLNLLRWLPGYEASQVNFKGEKPMGFALFSTAQFALAARDALQHLVFDAESKSVLHAEMAKKNLFVKRGIVGDSNAYDQSKRLRTGGDCTHSVYSPSPFHPPPPQVWGPPHGYLSPAAPPYDPYGGYHAPPVPMPPSAPIAAPSSYVPVQNVKDNPPCNTLFIGNLGENINEEELRSLLSAQPGFKQMKILRQERHTVCFIEFEDVNSATNVHHNLQGAVIPSSGSVGMRIQFSKNPYGKRKEGGGHSFFPSPSANGAQGALTYH, from the exons ATGGCCGGCGCCGGAATCCACCCTTACCACCAGCAGTGGCCGCCTACAGGAGCTCCGCCTCCTCCGTCCGCAGTATCATCAGCTCCTCCACCACATCCCCCGCCTGTACATCATCATCACCCTCCTCCCCCTGGTTTAGCTGATCGTCCTCCTTATGACGAG CTCCGGACAATCTTCATCGCGGGTCTTCCCGATGATGTGAAAGAGAGAGAGCTTCTGAACCTCTTAAGATGGTTGCCAGGTTACGAGGCTTCTCAGGTGAACTTCAAGGGAGAGAAGCCCATGGGTTTTGCTCTCTTCTCCACTGCACAGTTTGCATTGGCTGCCAGAGATGCCCTTCAG CATCTGGTATTTGATGCGGAGTCCAAGTCTGTGTTACATGCAGAGATGGCCAAGAAGAATCTCTTTGTTAAAAGAG GAATCGTTGGGGATTCAAATGCTTATGATCAAAGTAAGCGCCTAAGAACTGGTGGTGACTGCACACACTCTGTTTATAGTCCGTCTCCCTTCCACCCTCCACCACCTCAAGTTTGGGGTCCACCTCATGG GTATTTGTCACCCGCAGCTCCACCATATGATCCCTATGGAGGGTACCATGCTCCCCCTGTACCAATGCCTCCGTCTGCACCTATAGCAGCTCCTAGTTCTTATGTGCCTGTCCAG AATGTTAAGGATAACCCTCCTTGCAATACCCTTTTTATTGGGAATCTCGGAGAGAATATAAACGAAGAAGAGTTGAGGAGCCTGTTGAGCGC GCAGCCTGGTTTCAAGCAAATGAAAATTCTGAGACAAGAAAGGCATACTGTTTGCTTTATTGAATTCGAG GATGTGAATAGTGCCACAAACGTTCACCATAATTTGCAAGGTGCTGTCATTCCAAGCTCTGGTTCAGTTGGCATGAGGATCCA GTTTTCCAAGAATCCATATGGGAAAAGGAAGGAAGGTGGCGGCCATTCTTTCTTTCCTTCTCCGAGCGCAAATGGAGCTCAAGGAGCCTTGACGTATCACTAG